One region of uncultured Sulfurimonas sp. genomic DNA includes:
- a CDS encoding GGDEF domain-containing protein, which yields MQANQEALKIISNETKNSIDQLSVVTPSMYASIFSKFANNHNTDISDEKELAKDLFIQECSSLTDLQNQASKSAMQLSSNTSKAINAIKDKDEKLLNTVLQETENLRREVEKLKESVYKDELTNVQNRKWLHDYFLRDDSQTFKDAGTLAIIDLNYFKLVNDTFGHIIGDKVLIFVANQLRKTKYSVVRYGGDEFIVMFSKKISPIKAKESLNAIREDIISKKLKSSSDSFHVSFSFGVKEYKADQLLSDIIEEADKNMYEDKIEIKKRVTGI from the coding sequence ATGCAAGCTAATCAAGAAGCTCTTAAAATCATCTCAAATGAAACAAAAAACTCTATTGATCAACTCTCAGTTGTTACTCCAAGTATGTATGCTTCGATATTTTCAAAATTTGCAAATAATCACAATACTGACATAAGTGATGAGAAAGAACTAGCTAAAGATTTATTTATACAAGAGTGTTCAAGCTTAACAGATTTACAAAATCAAGCTTCAAAAAGTGCAATGCAATTAAGCTCAAATACATCTAAGGCTATAAATGCCATAAAAGACAAAGATGAAAAACTTTTAAATACTGTACTTCAAGAGACAGAAAATCTCCGTCGTGAAGTAGAAAAACTAAAAGAGTCTGTTTATAAAGATGAACTTACAAATGTTCAAAATAGAAAATGGCTACATGATTACTTCTTAAGAGATGATTCACAAACCTTTAAAGATGCCGGAACTCTCGCTATTATAGATCTTAATTATTTTAAACTTGTAAATGACACTTTTGGTCATATTATAGGAGATAAAGTTCTTATTTTTGTGGCTAATCAACTAAGAAAAACTAAATACAGCGTAGTAAGATATGGTGGCGATGAATTTATAGTAATGTTTTCTAAAAAAATATCCCCTATAAAAGCTAAAGAGAGTTTAAACGCTATTAGAGAAGATATAATTTCAAAAAAATTAAAGTCTAGTAGTGATTCTTTTCATGTAAGTTTTTCATTTGGAGTTAAAGAGTACAAAGCTGATCAACTATTATCAGATATTATTGAAGAAGCTGATAAAAATATGTATGAAGACAAAATTGAGATTAAAAAAAGAGTTACAGGCATCTAA
- a CDS encoding MG2 domain-containing protein yields the protein MKAILFMIFTLLITQLYAQSNDFLKVLRITPNGNDASASSQIVIEFDRDVVALGEARVDASALDINITPKLECEWRWLSPSALACQLNEITKLQDATEYTVVVNKGIKSLDAKEMQSSYKSEFTTQGAKVNYAYFKKWLSPVTPLMALRFNIPVKKESIKKAIYFSDASGKRFDVVVFSNNLQRVKPYYEDTKQNLDANSTKDSLVWIIEPKERLPQKSEIFLNVGQGLEALSGGQSSQKVGVLKKFMTFEKLEFKGIVCKPKGKKLNENISFKTLKYADKQNKTCKPLSLVGLLFSSPVSNSSLKKSVTFSPKLNEGRENYDPWKNSYDYNIVSYPHIKDKLYVVWLPENLKANKEYKISIDARKLQDLFGTKMEQTKSIKFNFFTAHREPRLNLNYTHAVLESGVDSSLSAYVTNLDFIDFNYEILNVDTHKKDLKRSLKIKKIEDVAYKVPLGIRDMIGDKSGVFYGELVQKPVVDAKDINKLFAQVTPFSVHAKMGHFNSMIWVSRFSDALAVADAEVSLYRGTYEDLAKLELVKSNLKTDKDGFVRFDGISELDPNLQHFSYWLDSKKPRYFAMIKKDKEMALLPLDYNFQVRSNGTYAYTQSYLQHSSAWGTTAQGVYKLGDKVEFKLYVRDQNNTSFVAPKKSTYTLSVFDPQRKELYKKTAITLNDFGSFSDEFIVPKNATTGRYFFELKREYQVDLKEKFINFRPMSFLVSDFTPSPFRVKTELNGESFSSDENIKVSSLATLFSGGAFGDADIRVNAYLKQKRFFSKEPLTKGFAFSSRGKFSKNNLLDIRSRLDAKGENETIFKIPKFDLYYGSIVVESSIKDDRGKFVASSARAKYFGRDRFVGLKNTSWIYEKDKSAQIEVVVVDKKSKPISGVEVDIKIEHETYVASKVKGAGNAFLTQTIRKWIEEDRCKVISSEDISKCEFTPKNTGYYRFVATIKDSNNKEHKSTIYAWVTGSGSLLWNDSNDATLKIVPEKNSYKIGESARYLVKNPFVEAKALVTIERYGIIDSWIETFDSSTPIVNVPIKAEYLPGFYLSVVVLSPRVEKPQGLLRVDLAKPSYKMAYVKTQVKDSHKELAFDIKTDKEVYKPRDKVKVKLKVKSPKVDKNEPYEIAIAVVDESVLALNKSGDKYYDPYLGFNKLDSLDVQNYNLISRLIGRQKFEKKGANAGGDGGGVAHGELRSIFKYVTYWNPSIVAKDGETSVFEFELPDNLTGWRIIAFGVSKDDIMGHSSKNIKVNRPTEMRPIMPNQLLEGDSFKAGFSVMNRTSKKRDIKVEVKVSGALALEIKKEFTLSLEAYERKSVYMDVKTQGFGELIFKASARDSLDADSLEHKIVVNKSRSLETSAFYGSSQNSYVEKAIHIPKDIYTDVGSIKFALSPSIVGNLGGAFAYLREYPFSCWEQVLSKSLAASKSIELNEYLNDDEKYPDAKSYIEKTMQSASNFQAPNGGMSFWKSSNEYVSPYLSAYTALGFVWLKEESHKVSAEVDKNLNRYLLDILRNDKFPKYYSKGMSSSVRAVALNALAKSKTIDASDIKRYKDHVKDMSLFGKSNFLQAAISSKKISSKTKNEVLDSILSHANETGSKVGFSENIGDDYTQMLSSSLRTECSILSTLIQAQDDDHLLAIKVESIIPKLLRSILQSRKNKNDWGSTQENLFCLNAISDYAKVYELKKPSMRVIAHSDKKVVIDTTFKDKKDAQVEVSRDLRASDEDRKSTFSIDKYGEGRVYYSAKISYAPKAKNTKRINSGIEVKREYSVQRDGEFVMLKPPMKIKKSDIVRVDLFILVPVSRHFVLVHDPMAGGLEPINSDLATTSLIDANKGEFIASKGSFYFNRDDWTSYGRYFWSFYHKELKHDGVNFYADYLPSGNYHLSYTAQAIAEGDFSILATHAFEMYESDIYGKSMPSELKVIND from the coding sequence ATGAAAGCTATATTATTTATGATATTTACTCTGCTCATCACCCAACTATATGCACAATCAAATGATTTTTTAAAAGTTCTTCGCATAACTCCAAACGGAAATGATGCGAGTGCATCAAGTCAGATAGTTATAGAGTTTGATAGAGATGTTGTAGCTTTGGGAGAGGCAAGGGTAGATGCATCTGCTCTTGACATAAATATAACTCCAAAACTAGAGTGTGAGTGGAGGTGGTTAAGCCCATCCGCACTAGCTTGTCAACTAAATGAAATCACAAAACTACAAGATGCAACTGAGTACACAGTTGTTGTAAACAAGGGCATAAAAAGCCTAGATGCTAAAGAGATGCAAAGTAGTTATAAGAGTGAGTTTACAACTCAAGGAGCAAAGGTAAACTATGCTTATTTTAAAAAGTGGCTATCTCCTGTAACTCCTTTAATGGCACTTAGATTTAATATACCTGTAAAAAAAGAATCTATAAAAAAAGCCATATATTTTAGTGATGCTAGTGGCAAGAGATTTGATGTAGTTGTATTTTCTAATAATCTCCAAAGAGTAAAACCATACTATGAAGATACAAAACAAAATTTAGATGCTAACTCCACTAAGGACTCTCTAGTTTGGATAATCGAGCCAAAAGAGAGGCTTCCACAAAAGAGTGAAATATTTTTAAATGTAGGGCAGGGATTAGAAGCTTTAAGTGGAGGACAAAGTAGTCAAAAAGTTGGAGTTCTTAAAAAGTTTATGACTTTTGAAAAACTAGAGTTTAAGGGCATTGTATGTAAACCTAAGGGTAAAAAACTAAATGAAAACATAAGTTTTAAAACTCTTAAATATGCAGATAAACAAAACAAAACTTGTAAACCGCTATCTTTAGTTGGACTACTATTTAGTTCCCCTGTTTCAAACTCTTCGCTTAAAAAAAGCGTAACTTTTTCTCCAAAACTTAATGAAGGAAGAGAAAATTATGATCCATGGAAAAACAGTTATGATTACAACATAGTCTCATATCCTCATATAAAAGATAAACTTTATGTAGTCTGGTTACCTGAGAATTTAAAAGCAAATAAAGAGTATAAAATTTCTATAGATGCTAGAAAACTACAAGATTTATTTGGCACTAAAATGGAGCAAACAAAGAGTATAAAGTTTAATTTTTTTACAGCACATAGAGAGCCAAGGTTAAATCTAAACTATACTCATGCAGTTTTAGAAAGCGGAGTTGATAGCTCTTTGTCTGCTTATGTTACTAACTTGGATTTTATAGATTTTAACTATGAAATACTCAACGTTGATACTCATAAAAAAGATTTAAAAAGAAGTTTAAAAATAAAAAAGATAGAAGATGTTGCCTATAAAGTACCTCTTGGTATAAGAGATATGATAGGAGATAAATCAGGTGTTTTTTATGGAGAGTTGGTACAAAAACCAGTTGTAGATGCTAAAGATATTAACAAACTTTTTGCGCAGGTAACTCCATTTAGTGTTCATGCAAAAATGGGTCATTTTAACTCTATGATATGGGTGAGTAGATTTAGTGATGCTCTAGCAGTAGCAGATGCAGAGGTGTCACTTTACAGAGGGACTTATGAGGATTTAGCAAAGTTAGAGTTAGTAAAGAGTAATCTAAAAACAGATAAAGATGGTTTTGTAAGATTTGATGGCATAAGTGAACTTGATCCAAATTTACAACACTTTTCGTATTGGCTTGATAGTAAAAAACCTAGATATTTTGCAATGATAAAAAAAGACAAAGAGATGGCTCTTTTACCGCTTGATTATAACTTTCAAGTAAGAAGCAATGGAACTTATGCATATACACAATCATATCTTCAACACTCATCAGCGTGGGGAACAACAGCTCAAGGTGTTTACAAGTTAGGCGATAAGGTTGAGTTTAAACTCTATGTTAGAGATCAAAATAACACTAGCTTTGTAGCACCAAAAAAATCAACTTATACTCTTAGTGTTTTTGACCCACAAAGAAAAGAGCTATATAAAAAAACAGCTATAACTTTAAATGATTTTGGCTCATTTAGTGATGAGTTTATTGTGCCAAAAAATGCAACTACGGGTAGGTATTTTTTTGAATTAAAAAGAGAGTATCAAGTTGATTTAAAAGAGAAATTTATAAACTTTAGACCTATGAGTTTTTTAGTTAGTGATTTTACTCCGTCTCCATTTAGGGTAAAAACTGAGCTAAACGGAGAGTCATTTTCTTCAGATGAAAATATCAAAGTTAGCTCTTTAGCTACTCTTTTTTCAGGCGGAGCTTTTGGAGATGCTGACATAAGAGTAAACGCATATCTAAAACAAAAGAGATTTTTTTCTAAAGAGCCTCTTACGAAGGGTTTTGCTTTTAGTAGTCGAGGAAAATTTTCTAAAAACAATCTTTTAGATATAAGAAGTCGCTTAGATGCAAAGGGAGAAAATGAAACTATTTTTAAAATTCCTAAGTTTGATTTATATTATGGTTCTATAGTTGTTGAGTCATCTATAAAAGATGATAGAGGTAAGTTTGTAGCATCTAGTGCAAGAGCGAAGTATTTTGGAAGAGATCGTTTTGTAGGACTTAAAAATACAAGTTGGATATATGAAAAAGATAAAAGCGCCCAGATAGAAGTTGTAGTAGTAGATAAAAAATCAAAACCTATATCTGGAGTTGAAGTAGATATAAAGATAGAACATGAAACTTATGTAGCATCTAAGGTAAAAGGTGCTGGAAATGCATTTTTAACTCAGACTATAAGAAAGTGGATTGAAGAAGATAGATGCAAAGTTATATCATCAGAAGATATTTCAAAATGTGAGTTTACTCCAAAAAATACAGGTTATTATAGATTTGTAGCTACTATAAAAGATAGTAATAACAAAGAGCATAAAAGCACTATATATGCATGGGTAACTGGTTCTGGTTCTTTACTTTGGAATGATAGCAACGATGCTACACTAAAAATAGTACCTGAGAAAAATAGCTATAAAATAGGTGAGAGTGCGAGATACTTAGTAAAAAATCCTTTTGTTGAAGCTAAGGCTTTAGTAACTATAGAGAGATACGGAATCATAGACTCATGGATTGAAACTTTTGATAGTAGTACTCCGATTGTAAATGTACCTATAAAGGCAGAATATTTACCAGGATTTTATCTAAGTGTAGTTGTTCTCTCTCCTCGCGTTGAGAAGCCACAGGGTTTGTTGAGGGTTGATTTGGCAAAACCTAGTTATAAGATGGCTTATGTAAAAACGCAGGTCAAAGACTCACATAAAGAGTTGGCTTTTGATATAAAAACAGATAAAGAAGTTTATAAGCCAAGAGACAAAGTTAAAGTAAAACTAAAAGTAAAAAGTCCAAAAGTAGATAAAAACGAGCCTTATGAGATAGCTATAGCAGTAGTAGATGAGTCAGTTTTGGCACTAAATAAATCAGGCGATAAATATTATGATCCATATCTTGGGTTTAACAAGTTGGACTCACTTGATGTTCAAAACTATAATCTTATAAGCCGTCTTATAGGTCGTCAAAAGTTTGAGAAAAAAGGTGCAAATGCTGGAGGAGATGGTGGAGGAGTTGCACATGGTGAGCTTAGAAGTATATTCAAGTATGTAACATATTGGAACCCTTCTATTGTTGCAAAAGATGGAGAAACATCTGTGTTTGAGTTTGAACTTCCTGATAATCTAACAGGATGGAGAATTATCGCTTTTGGAGTGAGCAAAGATGACATCATGGGACACTCTAGTAAAAACATAAAAGTAAATCGTCCAACAGAGATGCGACCTATTATGCCAAATCAGCTTCTTGAGGGAGATAGTTTTAAAGCTGGTTTTAGTGTTATGAATAGAACTTCTAAAAAAAGAGATATCAAAGTAGAAGTCAAAGTAAGTGGAGCTCTAGCGTTAGAGATAAAAAAAGAGTTTACATTATCGCTTGAGGCTTATGAGAGAAAGAGTGTTTATATGGATGTTAAAACTCAAGGTTTTGGGGAGTTGATATTTAAAGCATCTGCTCGAGACTCTTTGGATGCAGATAGTTTGGAGCATAAAATAGTAGTAAATAAAAGTCGCTCTTTAGAAACTTCGGCTTTTTATGGATCTTCACAGAACTCTTATGTAGAAAAAGCTATACATATCCCTAAAGATATATATACCGACGTTGGAAGTATAAAGTTTGCACTATCTCCTTCAATTGTAGGAAATCTTGGTGGAGCATTTGCATATCTAAGAGAGTACCCATTTTCTTGTTGGGAGCAGGTTCTCTCAAAATCTTTAGCTGCATCTAAGAGTATAGAATTAAACGAATATCTAAATGATGATGAAAAATATCCAGATGCAAAGAGTTACATAGAAAAAACTATGCAGAGTGCTTCAAATTTTCAAGCTCCAAACGGGGGTATGAGTTTTTGGAAATCAAGTAACGAATATGTAAGCCCATATCTATCTGCATACACAGCTCTTGGTTTTGTGTGGTTAAAAGAAGAGTCACATAAAGTCTCCGCTGAGGTAGATAAAAATTTAAATAGATATCTTTTAGATATTTTAAGAAATGATAAATTTCCTAAATACTACTCTAAGGGTATGAGTTCAAGTGTAAGGGCGGTAGCTTTAAACGCACTAGCAAAATCAAAAACAATAGATGCATCTGATATAAAACGCTACAAAGACCATGTAAAAGATATGAGTCTCTTTGGTAAATCTAACTTTTTACAAGCTGCTATTTCAAGTAAAAAAATCTCAAGTAAAACTAAAAATGAAGTACTTGATTCAATACTTTCGCACGCAAATGAGACAGGTTCTAAGGTTGGCTTTAGTGAAAATATAGGTGATGATTATACTCAGATGCTCTCAAGCTCTTTAAGAACAGAGTGCTCTATACTCTCTACCTTAATTCAAGCTCAAGATGATGATCATCTCCTTGCAATAAAAGTAGAGTCTATCATACCTAAACTCCTAAGAAGTATTTTACAAAGCCGTAAAAATAAAAATGATTGGGGAAGTACACAAGAAAATCTTTTTTGTTTAAATGCTATATCTGATTATGCAAAAGTTTATGAACTTAAAAAGCCATCTATGAGAGTTATAGCACACTCAGATAAAAAAGTAGTTATAGATACTACTTTTAAAGACAAAAAAGACGCACAAGTTGAGGTTAGTAGAGATTTAAGAGCATCTGATGAAGATAGAAAAAGCACATTTAGCATTGATAAATATGGAGAGGGAAGGGTTTATTATAGTGCAAAAATAAGTTATGCGCCTAAAGCTAAAAATACAAAAAGAATCAACTCAGGCATAGAAGTAAAAAGAGAGTATTCAGTTCAAAGAGATGGAGAGTTTGTAATGTTAAAACCTCCGATGAAGATTAAAAAGTCTGATATTGTTAGAGTTGATTTGTTTATCTTAGTTCCTGTTTCAAGACATTTTGTGCTAGTACATGACCCAATGGCAGGAGGATTAGAACCTATAAATAGCGATCTAGCTACAACTTCACTTATAGATGCAAACAAAGGAGAGTTTATAGCATCTAAAGGTTCATTTTATTTTAATAGAGATGATTGGACAAGTTATGGAAGATACTTTTGGAGTTTTTATCATAAAGAGTTAAAACATGATGGAGTAAACTTTTATGCTGATTATCTTCCAAGTGGAAATTATCATCTTTCATACACGGCACAAGCCATAGCAGAGGGAGATTTTAGCATCTTAGCTACTCATGCTTTTGAGATGTATGAGAGTGATATTTATGGTAAATCTATGCCATCAGAGTTAAAAGTTATAAATGATTAA
- a CDS encoding ATP-dependent helicase yields MPLSRLNQEQFRAATSDNSQNLIIASAGTGKTSTIVGRIAHLLKKGVKPQEILLLTFTNKAAAEMVERVADFFGKEVATKIDAGTFHAVSYRWLKKVDGRVVLKQQRELKTLFRSVFEKRSFEHIGAEITPYGGNYLYDLYSFYQNTELEKHFEDWIVETYPEHELFALIYADIVDEFESLKKEYGFVNFNDLLLNFRDVCKTKELGYKEVLVDEYQDTNALQGTLIDAMNPPSLFCVGDYDQSIYAFNGADISIIGSFATKYPDAVVHTLTKNYRSTIPILSLATKVIEHNERIYPKQLEVTRNETFHSPTLLAYDELFDQYHAIAAKIRTSQTPHEDIAVIFRNNSSADGIEVGLRELDIACKRKGGTSFFDSKEVKAVLDFYTLLVNESDMMSFIHLFEFARGIGSAMAKEIYIALKTLGHGSIFYGLYAPDESIKNPFEKRKLNHQLGLFDDFLELGAVGKFAKLGFEAKFMKNPILKHPKLTKDSATFLHDFYLLFRDLKGIKQPKTVVKKIAASAVFKYIAELLSNKRAQLKDGSIDEKQKTESLTRITRKMLLLEELSKPYSEHERFLNAMILGSSDLTQGEGVNLLSVHASKGLEYKEVYIVDLMDGRFPNRKLMQRGGSLDEERRLFYVAVTRAKDILYLSFAKYDKIKKQNFIASQFLYEAGLVAKDEAYRGLVQKELDKEDSD; encoded by the coding sequence TTGCCATTATCTCGTTTAAACCAAGAACAGTTTAGAGCTGCAACCTCTGATAATTCACAAAACCTTATCATAGCATCTGCGGGAACAGGAAAAACTTCTACCATAGTTGGACGTATAGCGCATCTCTTAAAAAAAGGTGTTAAACCTCAAGAGATTTTACTTCTAACTTTTACAAATAAAGCAGCAGCAGAGATGGTTGAGAGAGTAGCTGATTTTTTTGGTAAAGAAGTGGCAACCAAGATAGATGCAGGAACTTTTCATGCAGTTAGTTATAGATGGTTAAAAAAAGTAGATGGAAGAGTTGTTTTAAAGCAACAACGTGAGTTAAAAACACTCTTTAGAAGTGTGTTTGAGAAGCGTTCATTTGAGCATATTGGAGCTGAGATAACTCCTTATGGCGGTAATTATCTTTATGATTTATACTCTTTTTATCAAAATACTGAACTAGAAAAACATTTTGAAGATTGGATAGTTGAGACTTACCCAGAACATGAACTTTTTGCACTAATATATGCAGATATAGTAGATGAGTTTGAGAGTTTAAAAAAAGAGTATGGTTTTGTAAACTTTAATGATTTGCTTTTAAACTTTAGAGATGTGTGTAAAACAAAAGAGTTGGGTTATAAAGAAGTTCTAGTAGATGAGTATCAAGATACAAACGCATTGCAGGGAACACTCATAGATGCCATGAATCCTCCATCGCTCTTTTGTGTAGGAGATTATGATCAGAGCATCTACGCTTTTAATGGTGCGGATATCTCTATAATTGGCTCATTTGCGACAAAGTATCCAGATGCAGTAGTTCATACACTTACAAAAAATTATCGCTCAACCATACCCATTTTGTCACTTGCAACAAAAGTTATAGAACATAATGAACGCATATATCCAAAACAACTAGAAGTTACAAGAAATGAAACTTTTCATTCTCCAACACTTCTAGCTTATGATGAACTTTTTGACCAATACCATGCAATCGCAGCAAAAATAAGAACTTCACAAACTCCACATGAAGATATAGCAGTTATCTTTAGAAATAACTCCTCAGCTGATGGCATCGAAGTAGGGCTTCGTGAGCTTGATATTGCCTGTAAAAGAAAGGGTGGGACAAGTTTTTTTGACTCAAAAGAGGTAAAAGCAGTTTTAGACTTTTACACACTTTTAGTAAATGAATCAGATATGATGTCTTTTATACATCTCTTCGAGTTTGCTCGTGGCATCGGAAGTGCAATGGCTAAAGAGATTTACATAGCTTTAAAAACTCTAGGTCATGGAAGTATATTTTATGGTCTTTACGCTCCAGATGAGTCTATAAAAAATCCTTTTGAGAAGAGAAAATTAAATCATCAATTAGGCTTGTTTGATGACTTTTTAGAACTAGGTGCAGTAGGAAAATTTGCAAAACTTGGATTTGAAGCTAAGTTTATGAAAAATCCTATACTAAAGCATCCTAAACTTACAAAAGATAGTGCTACCTTTTTGCATGATTTTTATCTTTTGTTTCGTGATTTAAAGGGTATAAAACAACCAAAAACAGTTGTTAAAAAGATAGCTGCATCTGCTGTGTTTAAATATATTGCAGAACTTTTATCAAACAAAAGAGCACAGTTAAAAGATGGTTCTATAGATGAAAAACAAAAAACAGAATCATTAACTAGAATAACGAGAAAAATGCTTTTACTAGAAGAGCTATCAAAACCATACTCAGAACATGAAAGATTTTTAAATGCAATGATTTTAGGTTCATCGGACTTAACTCAAGGTGAGGGAGTAAATCTACTTAGTGTTCATGCATCTAAGGGTTTGGAGTATAAAGAAGTCTATATAGTTGACTTGATGGATGGAAGGTTTCCAAACAGAAAACTTATGCAAAGAGGCGGTTCACTTGATGAAGAGAGACGACTTTTTTATGTAGCAGTTACTCGTGCAAAAGATATTTTGTATCTTAGTTTTGCAAAGTATGACAAAATCAAAAAACAAAACTTTATAGCCTCGCAGTTTCTTTATGAAGCTGGATTAGTTGCAAAAGATGAGGCTTATAGAGGTTTAGTTCAAAAAGAGTTGGATAAAGAAGACTCAGATTAA
- a CDS encoding transglycosylase domain-containing protein, whose product MIKKIFFVLFVLFLTLCIWLYAWTQKNILEFDEDLKSISKVVQKPIYLDRYSKRLNMTYQNRWNLYDQVRLHELEKFLQLAFIFSEDKRFFSHNGVDYLARCNALWQNISSFGVIRGASTITEQVVRLLHPRPRYLSSRWLEGFEAKILEEKFSKLDILEFYLNQVPYKAKRKGIVQASRYYFDRDISTLNKKEMLSLVVLVRSPKHYDPIKKAKNLDKAILNLASRMYKQDLISKDDFEDIKNDKLDIQEAKSDFNAQHFLEFVSKNSISQTTSKIQTTLDASLQNKLQNILDANLAELEEKNVHNGAILVVDNEQNEILAWVVANAKDKTKAYSQINSVLVKRQVGSTFKPFLYAKAIEMGWSGATLIDDSPFEESVGLGMHTYHNYSRTHYGLISLREALGNSLNIPAVKTIEFVGVNNFLEHLKSFGISSLDEHPDIYGNGLALGNAEISLYEMTQAYATLANMGEFKSLSYLKSSQNLSKRVFSEDISSLIADILSDATARQKEFGINSILNFTHQTGVKTGTSSDYRDAWSIGYNNRYTVGIWFGNLDYKPMREVTGGSGPAYILRSVFNELNSKQDAQKLYLSPKLKKKRICIKTSKIADAKCEARDEFFLKDDYVRFAKKQKEDIRLLKPTNNLLIAMDPRIDDDMEYFNFQVTKHKDIKKVIWFLNDKEISQTKESSYLWRVKKGKFRARAKIIMKEKTINTKEINFSVL is encoded by the coding sequence ATGATTAAAAAAATATTTTTTGTCTTATTTGTACTATTTTTAACTCTTTGTATATGGCTTTATGCTTGGACGCAAAAAAATATTTTGGAGTTTGATGAGGATTTAAAGAGCATCTCAAAAGTTGTTCAAAAACCTATATATTTAGATAGATACTCAAAACGTTTAAATATGACCTATCAAAACAGATGGAATCTTTACGATCAAGTTCGTTTACATGAACTTGAAAAGTTTTTACAACTTGCTTTCATCTTTTCAGAAGATAAAAGATTTTTTTCTCATAATGGGGTTGATTATCTTGCAAGATGCAACGCTTTATGGCAAAACATAAGTTCATTTGGCGTTATTAGAGGTGCTAGTACTATAACTGAGCAGGTAGTTCGACTTTTACATCCACGACCTAGATATCTAAGTTCAAGATGGTTAGAGGGTTTTGAAGCAAAAATCTTAGAAGAGAAGTTTTCAAAGTTAGATATTTTAGAGTTTTACCTAAATCAAGTCCCATACAAAGCCAAAAGAAAAGGTATAGTCCAAGCCAGCAGATACTACTTTGACAGAGATATAAGCACACTAAATAAAAAAGAGATGCTCTCTCTTGTTGTTTTAGTTCGCTCACCAAAACATTATGATCCCATAAAAAAAGCTAAAAATCTTGATAAAGCCATATTAAATCTTGCATCTAGAATGTATAAACAAGATTTGATTTCTAAAGATGATTTTGAAGATATTAAAAACGATAAGCTTGATATTCAAGAAGCAAAGTCTGACTTTAATGCTCAACATTTTTTGGAGTTTGTATCTAAAAATAGCATCTCACAAACAACTTCAAAAATACAAACAACTCTAGATGCCTCTTTGCAAAATAAACTTCAAAACATACTAGATGCAAATCTAGCAGAACTTGAAGAAAAAAATGTTCACAATGGGGCTATTTTGGTTGTGGATAATGAACAAAATGAGATATTAGCTTGGGTAGTAGCAAATGCAAAAGACAAAACTAAAGCTTACTCGCAGATAAATTCTGTTTTAGTAAAAAGACAAGTTGGTTCTACATTTAAGCCATTTCTTTATGCCAAGGCTATTGAGATGGGTTGGAGTGGAGCTACTTTGATAGACGACTCTCCTTTTGAGGAGAGTGTTGGTCTTGGGATGCACACTTATCATAACTACTCAAGAACTCATTATGGACTTATTAGTCTTCGTGAAGCGCTTGGAAATTCGTTAAACATTCCTGCTGTAAAAACCATAGAATTTGTTGGGGTAAATAATTTTTTAGAGCATCTAAAGAGTTTTGGCATCTCTAGTTTGGATGAGCATCCAGATATATATGGAAATGGCTTAGCCCTAGGAAATGCCGAGATTAGCCTTTATGAGATGACTCAAGCTTATGCTACACTTGCTAATATGGGTGAGTTTAAGAGTTTGAGTTATCTAAAATCATCTCAAAATTTATCTAAAAGAGTTTTTAGTGAAGATATTTCAAGTCTTATAGCAGATATTTTAAGTGATGCAACTGCAAGACAAAAAGAGTTTGGTATAAATTCTATACTAAACTTTACTCATCAAACAGGGGTTAAAACAGGAACTTCAAGTGATTACAGAGATGCATGGTCCATCGGTTATAACAACAGATATACAGTTGGAATTTGGTTTGGAAACTTAGACTATAAACCTATGAGAGAGGTAACTGGAGGCTCAGGACCAGCTTATATATTAAGAAGTGTTTTTAATGAGTTAAATTCAAAACAAGATGCCCAAAAGCTTTATCTAAGTCCAAAACTAAAGAAAAAAAGAATCTGTATAAAAACATCAAAGATAGCAGATGCAAAGTGTGAAGCTAGAGATGAGTTTTTTTTAAAAGATGATTATGTGCGTTTTGCAAAGAAGCAAAAAGAAGATATAAGACTTTTAAAACCTACAAACAATCTTTTAATAGCCATGGATCCAAGAATTGATGATGATATGGAGTATTTTAATTTTCAAGTAACTAAACATAAAGATATAAAAAAAGTAATCTGGTTTTTAAATGATAAAGAAATCTCCCAAACAAAAGAGAGTTCTTACCTGTGGAGAGTCAAAAAAGGGAAGTTTAGAGCTAGAGCAAAAATCATAATGAAAGAAAAAACCATAAACACAAAAGAGATAAACTTTAGTGTTTTATAG